Proteins encoded together in one Marispirochaeta sp. window:
- the gltA gene encoding NADPH-dependent glutamate synthase, translating into MSYIPADNLHKEAVKAVKELEGKELKPKDRLALPRQEMPSQDPEIRKTNMNEVALGYFEEQVKIEAERCLQCKTAPCISGCPVQIDIPGFIKAAAEGDYEKSLSIIKRTSLLPAICGRVCPQEVQCQLPCTVGKSLKDVDLAVSIGRIERFVADWADEHGKKTIPEVKPETGKKVAVIGSGPASITVAADVRREGHEVHMFEAFHKPGGVMVYGIPEFRLPKRIVADEIEALQEMGVKLETNFLVGRTRKLQDLIEQDGFDAVFIGTGAGLPKFMNIEGENLIGVFSANEYLTRVNLMRAYDKERSATPIYQARKVAVLGGGNVAMDAARSAMRMGADEVHVLYRRTEKEMPARVEEVAHAKEEGITFHFLRSPKRILEGEKARVRGLEVVKYELGEPDDSGRQRPVEIKGSEYEMEFDTVIVAIGNNSNPLIERTTPGLETNKWGNIVADENGKTSMDRVFAGGDIVLGAATVILAMGEGRKAAQSINELLEK; encoded by the coding sequence ATGAGCTATATACCCGCAGACAACCTGCACAAAGAGGCCGTAAAAGCTGTCAAGGAACTGGAAGGCAAGGAGCTTAAGCCGAAGGACCGGCTGGCCCTGCCCCGCCAGGAAATGCCCTCCCAGGACCCGGAAATCCGTAAAACAAACATGAACGAGGTGGCCCTGGGCTACTTTGAGGAGCAGGTCAAAATAGAGGCGGAGCGCTGCCTGCAGTGCAAGACCGCCCCCTGCATCTCCGGCTGTCCGGTACAGATCGATATTCCCGGTTTCATCAAAGCCGCCGCCGAGGGTGACTATGAGAAATCCCTCTCCATAATCAAGCGCACCAGCCTGCTGCCGGCTATCTGCGGCAGGGTCTGCCCCCAGGAGGTACAATGCCAGCTGCCCTGTACCGTGGGCAAGTCCTTAAAAGACGTTGACCTTGCAGTCTCCATAGGGCGGATCGAACGCTTTGTGGCCGACTGGGCGGATGAACACGGCAAGAAAACCATCCCGGAGGTAAAACCGGAAACCGGGAAAAAGGTCGCCGTAATCGGCTCGGGCCCCGCCTCCATAACCGTAGCCGCCGATGTACGCCGGGAGGGCCACGAGGTCCACATGTTCGAGGCTTTCCACAAACCCGGCGGAGTCATGGTTTACGGCATCCCCGAGTTCAGGCTCCCCAAACGCATCGTCGCGGACGAGATCGAAGCCCTGCAGGAGATGGGCGTCAAACTTGAAACAAACTTTCTTGTGGGGCGCACCCGTAAATTACAGGATCTAATAGAACAAGACGGTTTTGACGCGGTCTTTATCGGCACCGGAGCAGGCCTTCCGAAATTCATGAACATTGAAGGCGAGAACCTGATCGGAGTCTTCTCCGCCAACGAGTACCTGACCCGGGTTAACCTTATGCGGGCCTACGACAAGGAACGCTCGGCAACCCCGATCTACCAGGCACGAAAGGTCGCAGTGCTGGGTGGCGGGAATGTTGCCATGGACGCGGCCAGGAGCGCCATGCGCATGGGGGCCGATGAGGTCCATGTTCTCTACCGCCGGACCGAAAAGGAGATGCCCGCAAGGGTTGAGGAAGTCGCCCACGCCAAGGAAGAGGGGATCACCTTTCACTTCCTGCGGAGCCCAAAACGTATTCTGGAAGGCGAAAAGGCCCGGGTACGGGGTCTTGAGGTGGTTAAGTACGAACTTGGCGAACCCGACGATTCCGGCAGACAGCGTCCCGTGGAGATCAAAGGCTCCGAGTACGAGATGGAGTTCGACACGGTCATCGTGGCTATCGGGAACAACTCCAATCCGCTGATCGAAAGAACTACCCCGGGCCTTGAGACCAACAAGTGGGGCAACATTGTGGCCGATGAGAACGGAAAGACCAGCATGGACCGGGTTTTTGCAGGAGGCGATATTGTGCTGGGGGCTGCTACGGTTATACTTGCCATGGGAGAAGGCCGGAAGGCCGCACAGAGTATTAATGAGCTGCTGGAGAAGTAA
- a CDS encoding sulfide/dihydroorotate dehydrogenase-like FAD/NAD-binding protein has translation MKKILAKEQLSEEVFRMKFEASNIARERKAGQFVILQLDSEFGERIPLTIADADPEEGSVTIIFQTVGRTTHLLAELEAGDHIANVLGPLGHPTHIDTFGTVVCVGGGIGVAPMHPIAQALKEAGNTVIIIMGARTKELIIMEEEMKKIADELIICTDDGSYGRKDLVTVPLKEICERVPKPDLAVAIGPPIMMKFCAETTRPCNVHTVVSLNTIMVDGTGMCGGCRVTVGGETKFVCVDGPEFDGHKVDFDNMMLRLGSYKDQEVRDHEQCHLELEIKERGLEKT, from the coding sequence ATGAAAAAGATCCTGGCCAAAGAGCAGCTGTCCGAGGAAGTCTTCCGGATGAAATTCGAAGCTTCCAATATCGCGCGGGAGCGCAAGGCGGGGCAGTTCGTTATTCTCCAGCTCGACTCGGAGTTCGGTGAGCGTATTCCTCTCACCATTGCCGATGCCGATCCCGAGGAGGGCAGCGTCACCATCATATTCCAGACCGTCGGACGCACCACTCATCTTCTGGCAGAACTCGAAGCAGGGGACCATATTGCAAATGTACTGGGGCCTCTGGGACACCCGACTCATATTGATACCTTCGGTACCGTCGTCTGTGTCGGCGGCGGTATCGGCGTTGCTCCCATGCATCCCATCGCCCAGGCTCTGAAAGAAGCGGGAAACACGGTAATCATCATCATGGGAGCCAGGACCAAAGAGCTCATCATCATGGAAGAAGAGATGAAGAAAATAGCCGATGAGCTTATTATCTGTACCGACGACGGCAGCTACGGCCGCAAAGACCTGGTTACAGTCCCCTTAAAGGAGATCTGCGAGCGGGTCCCCAAGCCCGACCTTGCAGTGGCCATCGGCCCCCCCATTATGATGAAATTCTGCGCTGAGACTACCCGGCCCTGCAACGTCCACACCGTTGTCAGCCTTAACACGATTATGGTGGATGGTACTGGTATGTGCGGCGGTTGCCGGGTCACTGTCGGTGGCGAAACAAAGTTTGTCTGCGTCGACGGTCCCGAATTCGACGGTCACAAGGTTGACTTTGACAACATGATGCTGCGCCTGGGTTCCTACAAAGACCAGGAAGTCAGGGACCACGAACAGTGTCATCTGGAGCTGGAAATCAAAGAACGAGGACTGGAGAAGACATGA
- a CDS encoding sugar phosphate nucleotidyltransferase, translating into MENSELARREALRYYGSMNTAEITVPNVMILAGGSGTRLWPASTREVPKQYMTVRDGKSLLRLTIERAAALNPKRIMIVTLASQAGQAGQELKTWSRQHQGSLPELLVLPEPAGRNTAPAIAAGAAAIQQLGGAGEAVLVLPADHLIEPVERFIQDVAAASFAANDGSIVTFGISPTRPETGYGYIEAGDQVSAGLQKEGNVREVRRFREKPDPETARQFLDAGNYTWNSGMFLFRLDFLAPELEKHAPAVSELYRALTSIPAGQHTDVVSMVYNSPDVAQIYTNAPSISIDYAVMEKTRRAAVLPASFTWNDIGSWDEYARVFPENAPARGDVSSEGCFVLSDLPVSLVGVQDLIVVIRNGRALVCRKGESQEVKEALNSLPEEWR; encoded by the coding sequence GTGGAAAACTCTGAACTTGCACGGAGAGAGGCTCTCCGCTACTATGGATCCATGAACACAGCAGAAATCACCGTCCCGAATGTCATGATTCTTGCCGGAGGTTCCGGTACCCGCCTCTGGCCGGCATCCACCAGAGAGGTCCCCAAGCAGTATATGACCGTGAGAGACGGAAAGAGTCTGCTGCGTCTGACAATTGAGCGGGCCGCGGCTCTGAACCCGAAGCGCATTATGATTGTAACCCTGGCATCACAGGCCGGACAGGCCGGTCAGGAACTGAAAACCTGGTCACGGCAGCATCAGGGGTCGCTGCCGGAACTTCTGGTGCTGCCGGAACCTGCGGGCAGAAACACCGCCCCGGCCATCGCCGCAGGGGCCGCGGCAATACAGCAGCTCGGCGGAGCCGGGGAGGCGGTGCTGGTGCTGCCGGCGGACCACCTTATTGAACCGGTAGAGCGCTTTATTCAGGATGTTGCCGCCGCGTCCTTTGCAGCCAACGACGGCAGTATCGTTACATTTGGTATATCCCCCACACGCCCGGAAACCGGTTACGGCTACATAGAAGCGGGAGATCAGGTATCAGCCGGGCTGCAAAAAGAAGGTAATGTGCGGGAGGTGCGGCGCTTTCGGGAAAAACCGGACCCGGAAACAGCCCGGCAGTTCCTTGATGCCGGAAATTATACCTGGAATTCCGGCATGTTTCTGTTCCGCCTGGATTTTCTCGCGCCGGAGCTGGAAAAACACGCCCCTGCAGTGTCCGAGCTTTACAGAGCCCTTACCAGCATTCCCGCCGGGCAGCATACAGACGTGGTTTCCATGGTGTATAACAGCCCGGACGTGGCACAGATATATACAAATGCCCCCTCCATATCGATTGACTACGCCGTAATGGAAAAAACACGCCGCGCGGCGGTGCTTCCTGCCTCATTTACCTGGAACGATATCGGCAGCTGGGATGAATACGCCCGGGTATTTCCCGAAAACGCACCCGCCCGGGGAGATGTCTCCTCTGAAGGCTGCTTTGTCCTCTCCGATCTTCCCGTCTCCCTGGTGGGCGTTCAGGACCTGATAGTGGTAATACGGAACGGCCGCGCCCTGGTCTGTCGCAAAGGAGAGAGCCAGGAAGTCAAGGAGGCGCTGAACAGTCTGCCGGAGGAGTGGAGATGA
- the trxA gene encoding thioredoxin translates to MPVQLTKETFLEKVFNYEENKEWKFEGDKPAIIDFYADWCGPCKMVAPIMEELAQEYDGKIDVYKINTDEQQELAGAFGIQSIPSILFIPLDEQPQMAAGALPKETFQKVISDVLKVE, encoded by the coding sequence ATGCCTGTACAATTGACCAAAGAGACATTCCTCGAAAAGGTTTTTAATTATGAAGAAAACAAAGAATGGAAGTTTGAGGGCGACAAGCCTGCGATAATCGACTTCTACGCCGACTGGTGCGGTCCCTGCAAAATGGTTGCCCCCATCATGGAAGAGCTTGCCCAGGAGTACGACGGAAAAATCGACGTCTACAAAATCAACACCGACGAGCAGCAGGAGCTGGCCGGGGCCTTCGGCATTCAGAGCATCCCCAGCATCCTTTTCATTCCTCTGGATGAACAGCCCCAGATGGCTGCCGGCGCGTTACCCAAAGAAACATTCCAGAAGGTTATCAGCGATGTTCTCAAAGTAGAATAG